TGTCGGACCTTATCTGTCGGCGCGTCCGGCTTATGGTTCCAGCGAAAACACCTATGTGAAAACGCCGCCTTACGACCTTCATGAACTGGTTAAAAGAAAAGTCCACCACACCGAGAACGGCTTCCTCAATCCTTTTTCCTCTCAAACGTACGGGAACCCGTTTCGGCTGCTGCGATGGAAGCTGTTCAGCCCCAATCCGTTCAAATCCTATTACAGTCAGGAGCGGGTAGCTCCGGTGAGCGTGGATTCCAAATCGCTGCGAAATCCGGAAGGTCTTTCCGTCACGTTTCTCAAGCACGCGAGCGTACTCATCCAGGACAAAGGTACGGTTCTGCTCATCGACCCCGTATTCCACAGCCCTTTCTGGTTCATCACGGATTTCACTCCGTTTGCCTTCGATCCGCGTGAGCTGCCCGGACCGGACCACGTTCTGATCACGCACGGTCATTTTGACCACCTGGACGTAGACTCCTTACGCGATCTGCCCTCGGACACGCATGTGATCAGTCCCTTGGGCTATGACTATGTATTCGACGGTCTGCCCATGAAGCATCGATCCAAACTGGATTGGTTCGAGAGCTACAGCGACCGCGAAAGAAAGATCACGTTGTTGCCCTGCAGCCATTGGACCATGAGAAATCCTTTCATGGGCCCCAACCGATCCCTGTGGGGGTCTTTCCTGATTCAAACAGCCGCCGGACCAACGATCTTCGTTTCCGGCGATGCCGCCTACTTCCACGGATACAAGGAGCTCTCGAGGGAGTTTCATGCGGACTTGGCCATCTTCAATCTCGGGGCCTATGAGCCCCGGTGGTTCATGGCGTCCAGCCATATGAATCCCGCGGAGGTG
This genomic window from Deltaproteobacteria bacterium contains:
- a CDS encoding MBL fold metallo-hydrolase — encoded protein: MTRRGFLTKTLSYAVKAALLGLAPVGPYLSARPAYGSSENTYVKTPPYDLHELVKRKVHHTENGFLNPFSSQTYGNPFRLLRWKLFSPNPFKSYYSQERVAPVSVDSKSLRNPEGLSVTFLKHASVLIQDKGTVLLIDPVFHSPFWFITDFTPFAFDPRELPGPDHVLITHGHFDHLDVDSLRDLPSDTHVISPLGYDYVFDGLPMKHRSKLDWFESYSDRERKITLLPCSHWTMRNPFMGPNRSLWGSFLIQTAAGPTIFVSGDAAYFHGYKELSREFHADLAIFNLGAYEPRWFMASSHMNPAEVVQSFVELNASRLLAVHWGTFRLGDEPVYFPPMEIRREMREKGLEDRLIHLDHGHSIFLNRDGSLKG